One Streptomyces fagopyri DNA window includes the following coding sequences:
- a CDS encoding putative baseplate assembly protein translates to MALPSPNLDDRRFQQFVDDAKRYIQQRAPEWTDHNVSDPGVTLVETVAHMADQIVYRLNRVPEKNHLAFLDLVGITLFPPSAARTDVTFWLSAPHDEPIVLPVGTEAATLRTESEEAVVFATERELTVVPTALRHLVVQHSGLPVADRTADLAEGKDVLCFAEAPGPGDCTLFGLTTAVPHCAVALELDSRVDGVGVDPRQPPLVWEAWTEDGWTACEVDRDGTGGLNRPGDVVLHVPGGHTLSRTGGQEAGWLRCRVTEPLPDQPFYTTSPTVQAAEAFTLGGTAPAIHAETVQDEALGESTGLPGQRLRLAHFPVVGDTPPVLLQTAERDGWTDWEVVPHFAASGPGDRHIALDAATGEISFGPAVREPDGTLRQYGSVAPKGAVIRARRYRTGGGRAGNVARGAVQVLRSSVPYVAEVVNREAARGGVEGETVAEAKTRAPITLRAQERAVTLRDYEELARRAAPETARITCLEGDEGEHGAYAVRVLVVPQAVPDPGGRLRFEQLVPGDALLQRITRYLDERRLIGTRLAVGPPFYQGVTVVATVHAFRGVDTDRVRRQAHDALYRHLDPLTGGANGTGWPFGRPVQSGEVFAVLQRVPGVELVDAVQLHPADPLTGKRGDPTDRIDLEAPSLVFSFDHRVRVIGDGS, encoded by the coding sequence ATGGCACTGCCTTCCCCGAATCTCGACGACCGCCGCTTCCAGCAGTTCGTCGACGACGCCAAGCGCTACATCCAGCAGCGCGCCCCCGAATGGACCGACCACAACGTGTCGGACCCCGGCGTCACCCTCGTGGAGACGGTCGCCCACATGGCCGACCAGATCGTCTACCGGCTCAACCGGGTCCCGGAGAAGAACCATCTGGCCTTCCTGGACCTCGTGGGCATCACTCTCTTCCCTCCCTCGGCCGCCCGTACCGACGTCACCTTCTGGCTGTCCGCGCCGCACGACGAGCCGATCGTGCTGCCCGTGGGCACCGAGGCCGCGACGCTGCGCACGGAGAGCGAGGAGGCCGTCGTCTTCGCGACCGAACGTGAACTGACCGTCGTACCCACCGCGTTGCGTCATCTCGTGGTGCAGCACAGCGGGCTTCCGGTCGCCGACCGGACGGCCGACCTCGCGGAGGGCAAGGACGTGCTGTGCTTCGCGGAGGCCCCCGGCCCCGGCGACTGCACGCTCTTCGGGCTCACCACGGCCGTACCGCACTGCGCGGTGGCCCTGGAGCTCGACAGCCGCGTCGACGGTGTCGGTGTCGACCCGCGTCAGCCGCCGCTGGTCTGGGAGGCGTGGACCGAGGACGGCTGGACCGCCTGCGAGGTCGACCGCGACGGCACCGGCGGTCTGAACCGGCCCGGTGACGTCGTCCTGCACGTCCCCGGCGGCCACACGCTCTCCCGCACCGGCGGCCAGGAGGCGGGCTGGCTGCGCTGCCGGGTCACCGAACCCTTGCCCGACCAGCCCTTCTACACCACCTCGCCGACCGTCCAGGCCGCGGAGGCGTTCACACTCGGCGGCACGGCCCCGGCGATCCACGCCGAGACGGTCCAGGACGAGGCGCTCGGCGAGTCCACCGGACTGCCGGGTCAGCGGCTGCGGCTCGCCCATTTCCCCGTCGTCGGGGACACCCCGCCGGTCCTGCTGCAGACGGCCGAGCGTGACGGATGGACCGACTGGGAGGTCGTCCCGCACTTCGCCGCGTCCGGCCCCGGTGACCGGCACATCGCCCTGGACGCGGCCACCGGCGAGATCTCCTTCGGACCCGCGGTCCGCGAACCCGACGGCACGCTGCGCCAGTACGGGTCGGTGGCGCCCAAAGGCGCCGTGATCCGCGCCCGCCGCTACCGCACCGGTGGCGGCCGGGCGGGCAACGTGGCCCGGGGTGCCGTCCAGGTGCTGCGCAGCTCGGTGCCGTACGTCGCGGAGGTCGTCAACCGGGAGGCGGCGCGTGGTGGCGTCGAGGGCGAGACCGTCGCCGAGGCGAAGACCCGGGCGCCGATCACCCTGCGGGCCCAGGAGCGGGCCGTGACCCTGCGCGACTACGAGGAACTCGCCCGGCGCGCCGCGCCCGAGACCGCCCGTATCACCTGCCTGGAGGGCGACGAGGGCGAGCACGGCGCGTACGCGGTCCGTGTCCTGGTCGTCCCGCAGGCGGTTCCGGACCCCGGCGGGCGGCTACGCTTCGAGCAACTCGTGCCGGGTGACGCCCTGTTGCAGCGCATCACCCGCTATCTCGACGAGCGGCGGCTGATCGGCACCCGGCTCGCGGTCGGGCCGCCCTTCTACCAGGGCGTCACCGTCGTGGCCACCGTGCACGCCTTCCGCGGGGTCGACACCGACCGGGTCCGCCGACAGGCGCACGACGCGCTCTACCGCCACCTCGACCCGCTCACCGGTGGCGCGAACGGCACCGGCTGGCCCTTCGGACGTCCCGTGCAGTCGGGCGAGGTCTTCGCGGTGCTGCAGCGCGTCCCCGGCGTCGAACTCGTCGACGCCGTGCAACTCCACCCCGCCGACCCGCTGACGGGCAAGCGCGGCGACCCGACCGACCGGATCGATCTCGAAGCCCCTTCCCTGGTCTTCTCGTTCGACCACCGGGTGCGCGTCATCGGTGACGGTTCATGA
- a CDS encoding CIS tube protein: protein MAGKAGKGSKGGAGKSLVRATLAIHEPPIGHSTTPGALIRTFNFDFNPSTLSLSRRARWKTTPTAAVRDGSLPEFMGPEPRELTVEVFLDSSDDPTANTVLKKVEALFSCCEVTTKSIAAKQPSTPWVVFQWGSFSTARFTAYVGSVEASYSLFGTTGVPIRATCQVRLHEIPSKTKGQNPTSGALTAQRVHRVVAGDSLQSLAWREYGNAAAWRAIAEVNGIDDPSRLSNGTELVLPAAEEVGL from the coding sequence ATGGCAGGCAAGGCAGGAAAGGGCAGCAAGGGCGGTGCGGGCAAGAGTCTCGTACGTGCCACGCTCGCCATCCACGAGCCGCCCATCGGACACAGCACGACACCGGGCGCGTTGATCAGGACGTTCAACTTCGACTTCAACCCCTCCACGCTCTCACTGAGCCGGCGTGCCCGGTGGAAGACCACCCCGACCGCGGCCGTGCGCGACGGCTCCCTCCCGGAGTTCATGGGTCCCGAGCCACGGGAACTGACCGTCGAGGTCTTCCTCGACTCCTCCGACGACCCGACCGCCAACACGGTGCTGAAGAAGGTCGAGGCGCTGTTCTCCTGCTGCGAGGTGACGACGAAGAGCATCGCCGCCAAGCAGCCGTCCACGCCGTGGGTGGTCTTCCAGTGGGGGTCGTTCTCGACCGCGCGTTTCACCGCCTACGTCGGCTCCGTGGAGGCGAGTTACTCGCTCTTCGGCACGACGGGGGTGCCCATCCGGGCCACCTGCCAGGTGCGTCTGCACGAGATACCGAGCAAGACCAAGGGCCAGAACCCGACGTCCGGCGCGCTCACGGCGCAGCGCGTGCACCGGGTCGTGGCCGGCGACTCGCTGCAGTCGCTGGCCTGGCGGGAGTACGGGAACGCGGCCGCCTGGCGGGCGATCGCCGAGGTCAACGGCATCGACGACCCGTCCCGCCTGTCGAACGGCACGGAACTCGTGCTCCCGGCCGCCGAGGAGGTGGGTCTCTGA
- a CDS encoding VgrG-related protein, which yields MVQASYSSVVHVTVGGSPLPDKIASDLVGCWVDLGAGVPGAFRLTFRDPDRLVLGDLGVQCGTEVVLAPVADGQGASSPLLTGEVTGMETDYDGTGTFTVVRGYDLGHRLMRQRRVAAYRNQTASDIVRKLVALNGIPVGAKVGSTRTVYDFISQANVTDWDFLARLADENEMVMSLDSQGRFQFVRPDPASGAPSTSTPGEKSPFVLQGGVDVLRCRAAVTSADQVAKTEARGWDVGTKKKLTATAPATANAGFAIGITPKDTAKKFKPAKLVETDTPYDRQPEVKFAAEALADDVTSSFAELEVVVWGNPKLRPGVPIALTDVGKPFEGQYTVTSVRHEFGNDEPYRTWVTVSGRQWRSLYGLTSGGGTAGTPKLPSVANALVTNVQDPLRQGRVKLQFPWLDDLYESDWTRTVQLGGKGGGGVFPYDVGDEVLVAFDRGALDHPFVVGGLYNGKDRPTVVSDVPLHDGIRKQAIRHTLSDRKGNRVDLLSQQTGARKQGVRIASGNDKLTINLDRTKTEITVDSKGSVTIRGSRSVSVEAGTDLTLSARRRLTIKSGGLLDIEGRGLVNLKSLGGAVTVDAMGALNLKAVGAAMLTAGGTVQVNSVAAVGVRAVTIPLQGLVMVNNKPYPLP from the coding sequence ATGGTGCAGGCCTCGTACTCCAGCGTCGTCCACGTCACAGTGGGCGGCAGCCCGCTCCCGGACAAGATCGCCTCCGATCTGGTCGGCTGCTGGGTCGACCTCGGGGCGGGGGTGCCCGGCGCGTTCCGGCTCACCTTCCGAGACCCGGACCGGCTGGTGCTCGGCGACCTCGGTGTCCAGTGCGGCACCGAGGTGGTCCTCGCACCGGTGGCCGACGGCCAGGGGGCGTCCTCCCCGCTGCTGACCGGCGAGGTCACCGGGATGGAGACCGACTACGACGGCACGGGGACGTTCACCGTGGTGCGCGGATACGACCTGGGGCACCGTCTGATGCGCCAGCGCCGGGTGGCCGCCTACCGCAATCAGACGGCCTCCGACATCGTCCGCAAACTGGTCGCCCTGAACGGCATCCCGGTCGGCGCCAAGGTCGGGTCCACCCGGACCGTGTACGACTTCATCAGCCAGGCCAACGTCACCGACTGGGACTTCCTGGCCCGGCTCGCCGACGAGAACGAGATGGTGATGTCGCTCGACTCGCAGGGGAGGTTCCAGTTCGTCAGGCCGGACCCCGCGTCCGGGGCGCCCTCGACGAGCACTCCCGGCGAGAAGAGTCCCTTCGTGCTCCAGGGCGGCGTGGACGTGCTGCGCTGCCGGGCCGCGGTCACCTCCGCCGACCAGGTCGCCAAGACCGAGGCCCGCGGCTGGGACGTCGGCACCAAGAAGAAACTGACCGCGACGGCACCCGCCACGGCCAACGCCGGTTTCGCCATCGGCATCACGCCGAAGGACACGGCGAAGAAGTTCAAGCCCGCCAAACTGGTCGAGACCGACACGCCCTACGACCGCCAGCCCGAGGTGAAGTTCGCCGCCGAGGCCCTGGCCGACGACGTGACCTCGTCCTTCGCCGAGCTGGAGGTCGTGGTCTGGGGCAACCCCAAACTGCGCCCCGGCGTCCCGATCGCGCTCACCGACGTCGGCAAACCCTTCGAGGGCCAGTACACGGTCACCTCCGTACGGCACGAGTTCGGCAACGACGAGCCCTACCGCACCTGGGTGACCGTCAGCGGCCGGCAGTGGCGCTCCCTGTACGGCCTGACCTCCGGAGGCGGTACGGCCGGCACGCCGAAGCTGCCGAGCGTGGCCAACGCCCTGGTGACGAACGTCCAGGACCCCCTGCGACAGGGCCGGGTCAAGCTGCAGTTCCCCTGGCTTGACGACCTGTACGAGAGCGACTGGACGCGCACCGTGCAGCTGGGCGGGAAGGGCGGCGGCGGGGTGTTCCCGTACGACGTCGGTGACGAGGTGCTGGTGGCCTTCGACCGCGGCGCCCTGGATCACCCGTTCGTCGTCGGCGGGCTCTACAACGGCAAGGACAGACCGACCGTCGTCAGTGACGTTCCACTGCACGACGGGATCAGGAAGCAGGCGATCCGGCACACCCTGTCCGACCGGAAGGGCAATCGTGTCGACCTGCTCAGCCAGCAGACCGGTGCCCGCAAGCAGGGTGTGCGCATCGCGTCCGGCAACGACAAGCTGACCATCAACCTCGACCGCACGAAGACCGAGATCACCGTGGACAGCAAGGGGTCCGTCACGATCAGGGGCAGCAGGTCGGTGTCGGTCGAGGCGGGAACGGACCTCACCCTGAGCGCGCGCCGGCGCCTGACGATCAAGAGCGGTGGGCTTCTCGACATCGAAGGCCGCGGCCTGGTCAACCTGAAGTCACTGGGCGGGGCGGTCACGGTCGACGCGATGGGAGCGCTCAACCTCAAGGCGGTCGGCGCCGCGATGCTCACCGCGGGCGGCACCGTCCAGGTCAACTCCGTCGCCGCTGTCGGTGTCCGGGCCGTCACCATCCCGCTGCAGGGCCTGGTGATGGTCAACAACAAGCCCTATCCACTGCCGTGA
- a CDS encoding phage tail protein: MPTDLDPGSTIFFTLTIDGESLGYFNGCEGLSSQVEIEQRQEGGNNGFVWQLPSRVTFSNIRLTRPLTPDTSKVAAWISSVTTGVERPTAQIAALRADGSEVARWGLIDVLPVSWQGPSLDPASPGVATEVLEITHHGFTD, translated from the coding sequence ATGCCCACCGATCTCGACCCGGGATCCACCATCTTCTTCACCCTGACGATCGACGGCGAGAGCCTCGGCTACTTCAACGGGTGCGAGGGACTCTCGTCGCAGGTGGAGATCGAGCAGCGCCAGGAGGGCGGCAACAACGGGTTCGTGTGGCAGCTTCCGTCCCGCGTGACCTTCTCCAACATCCGTCTGACCCGCCCGCTCACCCCGGACACCTCCAAGGTCGCCGCCTGGATCTCGTCGGTGACCACGGGCGTCGAACGGCCGACCGCGCAGATCGCGGCGCTGCGCGCGGACGGTTCGGAGGTCGCGCGCTGGGGGCTGATCGACGTGCTGCCGGTGAGCTGGCAGGGGCCCTCCCTGGATCCGGCAAGTCCGGGCGTCGCCACCGAGGTCCTGGAGATCACCCACCACGGTTTCACGGACTAG
- a CDS encoding GPW/gp25 family protein yields the protein MAEQFVGSGWAFPMRIGPTGGIALVSGEREIEEAIRLVLATAPGERPMRPEFGCAIHDLVFSPVNEATAGRIQHEVYTTLDRWEPRIEVNDVEVTAGADQGVLFIDVRYSIRGTNNPRSLVFPFYVIPSHEDPDAPGSGNSPESDR from the coding sequence ATGGCCGAGCAGTTCGTCGGATCCGGCTGGGCGTTCCCCATGCGCATCGGCCCCACCGGAGGTATCGCGCTGGTCAGCGGGGAGCGGGAGATCGAGGAGGCCATCCGGCTGGTGCTGGCCACCGCGCCGGGCGAGCGGCCGATGCGGCCCGAGTTCGGCTGCGCCATCCACGACCTGGTGTTCTCCCCGGTCAACGAGGCGACGGCGGGGCGCATCCAGCACGAGGTGTACACCACCCTGGACCGCTGGGAGCCGCGGATCGAGGTCAACGACGTCGAGGTGACGGCGGGCGCGGACCAGGGCGTGCTCTTCATCGACGTGCGCTACTCGATCCGTGGCACCAACAACCCGCGCAGTCTGGTCTTTCCGTTCTACGTCATCCCCTCCCACGAGGATCCCGACGCCCCGGGCTCGGGCAACTCCCCTGAAAGCGACCGCTGA
- a CDS encoding phage tail protein, protein MRGSVDGLESSAPIGAMLPAVFADDDLALRFVAGLDEVVAPILLALDCLHSYFDPALAPADFARWLGTWVGAELDGSEPDDRLRAAVAAAAYLHRVRGTRRGLAEAVRLAFGAEPEITESGAAAWDPRPLGPVPGDRLPRLHVTLRLPDPTPADEYRLESLVAAARPAHMPYTVQVTAAERTSER, encoded by the coding sequence ATGAGGGGCTCCGTCGACGGTCTGGAGTCCTCGGCGCCGATCGGCGCGATGCTCCCGGCGGTCTTCGCCGACGACGATCTCGCGCTGCGTTTCGTCGCGGGCCTCGACGAGGTCGTGGCGCCGATCCTGCTCGCCCTCGACTGTCTGCACAGCTACTTCGACCCGGCGCTCGCGCCGGCCGACTTCGCCCGCTGGCTCGGCACCTGGGTCGGCGCCGAGCTCGACGGCTCGGAACCGGACGACCGGCTGCGCGCGGCCGTCGCCGCCGCCGCGTATCTGCACCGGGTACGCGGCACCCGTCGCGGTCTGGCCGAAGCGGTGCGGCTCGCCTTCGGTGCCGAGCCGGAGATCACCGAGAGCGGCGCCGCCGCCTGGGATCCCCGTCCGCTCGGCCCGGTCCCCGGTGACCGCCTCCCCCGGCTGCACGTCACCCTGCGGCTGCCCGATCCGACGCCGGCGGACGAGTACCGGCTGGAGAGCCTCGTGGCGGCCGCCCGCCCCGCGCACATGCCCTACACGGTCCAGGTGACCGCCGCCGAAAGGACTTCCGAGAGATGA
- a CDS encoding NADase-type glycan-binding domain-containing protein — protein MTTQTPGTEPGRAPACAECGTRAEPGQSFCDSCGAVLDWAGSPAAPAAARAAGSRAGVAAETRHPVAVATEEAPPAAAARGGRSAVSDASGASGATADGTAPAEGEPGWDAFPVPGAGTGTARTAHDTDGGAGGRQPGRGGPDTVHADDADADADARNGNGNSNSNSNSNNGNVDHGDAGSDGSVGARAATAPVHGGPDGTGDDVPRAHPALPDSSPSAVAEHDAAADTEPLPSTAPADSRDTAAERARSLLVPVADPRERPVTPSVAPVLPGLPVANRPQVRAPGGEPGAEGGVPCPWCATANRPDRHFCGRCALPMAGERRTPGRLPWWRRLLDSRDGQPPWAGDRPRLRRGFGRVMNWVVGAVVLTLVVVAAMNTGTAVQAVRDHFSKRAPIGPDSYKASRSFPGHGAGLAFDKLNNTWWGPGVSQSGDGEWLEARFAQPTRLLDLVITPGVSTRADQLSQSALPHRIEARVTTADGSTSTRFLTLDQGAGGQSRKFRAGDVTAVRFIIRSAYGAAASKQVSIAEIEFFGPSSSNGS, from the coding sequence ATGACCACCCAGACCCCAGGCACCGAGCCCGGGCGTGCCCCCGCCTGTGCCGAATGCGGTACTCGGGCGGAGCCCGGTCAGTCCTTCTGCGACTCCTGCGGCGCGGTGCTCGACTGGGCCGGGAGTCCGGCCGCGCCGGCCGCCGCCCGCGCGGCCGGTTCCCGGGCGGGGGTGGCGGCGGAGACCCGGCACCCCGTCGCCGTGGCCACCGAGGAGGCGCCACCGGCCGCGGCTGCCCGGGGCGGACGGTCCGCGGTCTCCGACGCGTCCGGAGCCTCCGGCGCGACGGCCGACGGCACCGCGCCCGCCGAGGGTGAGCCCGGGTGGGACGCGTTCCCCGTACCGGGCGCCGGTACGGGGACGGCGCGTACGGCCCATGACACGGACGGCGGAGCCGGCGGGCGACAGCCGGGCAGGGGCGGCCCGGACACCGTGCACGCGGACGACGCCGACGCCGACGCCGACGCCCGCAACGGCAACGGCAACAGCAACAGCAACAGCAACAGCAACAACGGGAACGTGGACCACGGCGACGCGGGCTCGGACGGGTCGGTCGGTGCGCGGGCCGCGACGGCCCCGGTCCACGGCGGTCCGGACGGGACCGGCGACGACGTCCCGCGCGCCCACCCGGCCCTTCCCGACTCGTCCCCCAGCGCCGTGGCGGAGCACGACGCCGCCGCGGACACCGAGCCACTGCCGTCCACGGCCCCCGCCGACTCCCGGGACACCGCGGCCGAGCGGGCCAGGTCGCTGCTGGTGCCGGTGGCGGATCCGCGGGAGCGGCCGGTGACGCCGTCGGTGGCACCCGTACTGCCGGGCCTCCCCGTCGCCAACCGCCCGCAGGTCCGTGCCCCGGGTGGCGAGCCCGGAGCGGAAGGGGGTGTGCCGTGCCCCTGGTGTGCCACTGCCAACCGTCCCGACCGGCACTTCTGCGGCCGGTGCGCGCTGCCCATGGCCGGCGAGCGCCGGACCCCGGGGCGGCTGCCCTGGTGGCGGCGGCTGCTCGACTCCCGCGACGGGCAGCCGCCGTGGGCAGGCGACCGGCCCCGGCTGCGCCGCGGCTTCGGGCGCGTCATGAACTGGGTGGTCGGCGCGGTCGTGCTCACCCTGGTGGTGGTCGCCGCCATGAACACCGGTACGGCGGTGCAGGCGGTGAGGGACCACTTCTCGAAGCGGGCCCCGATCGGCCCCGACAGCTACAAGGCGTCCCGTTCCTTCCCCGGTCACGGAGCCGGGCTCGCCTTCGACAAGCTCAACAACACCTGGTGGGGACCGGGCGTCTCGCAGTCCGGGGACGGCGAGTGGCTGGAGGCCCGCTTCGCACAGCCGACCAGGCTGCTGGACCTGGTCATCACGCCGGGCGTCTCCACCCGCGCGGACCAGCTCTCCCAGTCGGCGCTCCCGCACCGCATCGAGGCTCGTGTGACCACCGCGGACGGCAGCACCAGCACGCGCTTCCTCACGCTGGACCAGGGTGCGGGCGGCCAGAGCCGCAAGTTCCGCGCGGGTGATGTCACCGCGGTCCGCTTCATCATCCGCTCGGCCTACGGCGCCGCCGCGTCCAAGCAGGTGTCCATAGCGGAGATCGAGTTCTTCGGCCCGTCGAGCTCCAACGGCTCCTAG